A single Chryseobacterium sp. DNA region contains:
- a CDS encoding YceI family protein, whose product MRKLIVLSTSLFFVSYASAQKYSAKTGKVTFEASVPLFDDIYAQDDNNVAVINADTGDMASVSVVKNFHFKTKLMEEHFNESYAETAKYPKTTFKGKIANFDKTKLTASPQKYTVQGTLNFHGVDKAVTSAATVYAKDGKIYMQGGFVVKPADYNVTIPKMVTKKIAENVNVEYNYILIKQ is encoded by the coding sequence ATGAGAAAATTAATAGTACTTAGCACTTCACTGTTTTTTGTAAGCTATGCTTCTGCCCAGAAATACAGTGCTAAAACCGGTAAAGTAACCTTTGAAGCATCAGTGCCGTTATTTGATGATATTTATGCTCAGGATGATAATAATGTTGCGGTTATCAATGCTGATACCGGAGATATGGCATCCGTTTCTGTAGTGAAAAACTTTCATTTTAAAACAAAATTAATGGAAGAACATTTCAATGAAAGCTATGCAGAAACCGCAAAATATCCGAAGACGACTTTCAAAGGAAAAATTGCCAATTTTGATAAAACAAAACTGACCGCAAGTCCACAAAAGTATACTGTTCAGGGAACCCTTAATTTCCATGGGGTAGATAAAGCGGTTACCTCTGCAGCAACTGTTTATGCTAAAGACGGTAAAATCTATATGCAGGGAGGATTTGTCGTTAAGCCTGCAGATTATAACGTGACAATCCCTAAGATGGTTACCAAGAAGATTGCTGAAAATGTCAATGTTGAGTATAACTATATACTGATAAAACAATGA
- a CDS encoding DUF3467 domain-containing protein: MDNNQNPQDGNINIELNEMVAAGIYANLALVNHSPSEFVVDFIQLMPGVQQAKVRSRVILAPLHAKRVLNALQQNIANYEQQFGEIKEVEPFVLGGNNVQA; the protein is encoded by the coding sequence ATGGACAACAATCAAAATCCACAAGACGGAAACATCAACATCGAATTAAACGAAATGGTAGCTGCTGGTATCTATGCTAACTTAGCATTAGTAAACCACTCTCCATCTGAATTCGTAGTAGATTTCATCCAATTAATGCCGGGGGTACAGCAAGCTAAAGTAAGATCAAGAGTTATTCTTGCTCCACTTCACGCTAAGAGAGTTTTAAATGCTCTTCAACAGAACATCGCTAACTATGAGCAGCAGTTCGGAGAAATCAAAGAAGTTGAGCCTTTCGTATTAGGAGGTAACAACGTTCAAGCGTAA
- a CDS encoding Crp/Fnr family transcriptional regulator, which translates to MVNNQFILQKFGFLGADFIDEINQHAVMIDIKAKTEIIREGQKNKYVPFLIKGSIKVFTLNDGRELIYYYIKPKDSCLMTFSSILTDYISRIYAVAEEDSEALLIPVSVMHEWLIKFPEINKVFYHEYDRRFSEVMNMVNDAVFHRLDKRVLNYIKQQISSTGNNPIKITHREIASSLGTSREVVSRVLKKIENEGEISQTKAGIKVVVNENVRPV; encoded by the coding sequence ATGGTAAACAATCAATTTATTCTTCAGAAATTTGGTTTTTTGGGCGCAGATTTTATAGATGAAATTAATCAGCATGCCGTTATGATTGATATAAAGGCAAAAACTGAAATTATAAGAGAAGGACAAAAGAATAAGTACGTACCTTTCTTAATAAAAGGTTCCATCAAAGTTTTCACACTTAATGACGGAAGAGAACTTATTTATTATTATATCAAACCGAAAGATAGCTGTCTGATGACCTTTTCATCTATTCTGACGGATTATATCAGCAGGATATATGCCGTTGCAGAAGAAGACTCGGAAGCCCTTCTGATTCCTGTTTCCGTAATGCATGAATGGCTGATAAAATTTCCAGAGATTAACAAAGTGTTTTACCATGAATATGACCGGCGGTTTTCTGAAGTAATGAATATGGTAAATGACGCTGTTTTCCACCGGCTGGATAAAAGGGTGCTGAATTATATTAAACAACAGATTTCATCTACAGGAAACAATCCTATTAAAATAACCCACCGTGAAATAGCAAGTAGCCTCGGGACTTCCAGAGAAGTGGTAAGCCGTGTTTTGAAAAAAATTGAAAATGAAGGTGAAATTTCACAGACCAAGGCCGGAATAAAAGTAGTTGTAAATGAAAATGTTAGACCTGTCTAA
- a CDS encoding DUF5777 family beta-barrel protein, with amino-acid sequence MTKALLFLSVFSSGLAFAQEDLLKDIDTIKTNTESSQPAFKALQIVTGQSTKLTAKKEWYIVVAHRFGDVSTGFKNFFGLDNASTKLGAIYGITDAVSVSLSRETNMKTFEGSVKYRLLRQNDNFPVDIVGYNIMAVNTDLSKDNYPLLTFNDRLSYLTQALISRRFSDRLSVQLTPSYVHKNLYEPTIEDKNQFLAGLGGRYKISKRVSVNAEYFVNFDDHSFYRNPLSLGVDIETGGHVFQLLFTNSQINSDIGYLTNASGQWGKGHIFFGFNLYRVF; translated from the coding sequence ATGACAAAAGCTCTCTTATTTTTGTCGGTATTTTCATCAGGTCTTGCTTTTGCACAGGAAGATCTGTTGAAAGATATTGACACGATCAAAACCAATACTGAAAGTTCACAACCTGCTTTCAAAGCATTACAGATTGTTACGGGGCAATCTACAAAGCTTACTGCCAAAAAAGAATGGTATATTGTTGTAGCCCACAGATTTGGAGATGTAAGCACAGGATTTAAAAATTTTTTCGGACTGGATAATGCTTCTACGAAATTGGGAGCCATCTATGGGATTACAGATGCTGTTTCTGTGAGTTTATCCAGAGAGACCAATATGAAAACCTTTGAAGGAAGTGTCAAATACAGGCTGCTAAGACAAAACGATAACTTTCCGGTAGATATTGTCGGCTATAATATAATGGCCGTCAATACAGACCTTAGCAAAGACAATTATCCTCTGCTTACATTCAATGATAGACTTTCTTATCTTACTCAGGCACTCATTTCGAGACGGTTTAGTGACCGGCTTTCAGTACAGCTGACTCCTTCCTATGTTCATAAAAATCTTTACGAACCCACGATAGAAGATAAAAACCAGTTTTTGGCAGGGTTGGGAGGACGTTATAAAATTTCAAAAAGAGTTTCTGTGAATGCAGAATATTTTGTCAATTTTGATGATCACAGTTTTTATAGAAACCCTCTTTCTTTAGGAGTGGACATTGAAACCGGGGGACATGTGTTCCAGCTTTTATTTACCAATTCCCAGATCAATTCAGATATTGGATATCTTACCAACGCTTCAGGACAATGGGGGAAAGGGCATATTTTCTTTGGGTTTAATCTTTACAGGGTTTTTTAA
- the rpoC gene encoding DNA-directed RNA polymerase subunit beta' yields the protein MSNKNKSSRFNKITIGLASPESILQDSRGEVLKPETINYRTHKPERDGLFCEKIFGPVKDYECACGKYKRIRYKGIVCDRCGVEVTEKKVRRERIGHINLVVPIAHIWYFRSLPNKIGYLLGIPSKKLDMIIYYERYVVIQQGIAKKLDGSDFENMEFLTEEEYLDIMETLPVENQYLDDSDPNKFIARMGAEAVEDLLKRIDLDALSFDLRHKAHNEGSKQRRTEALKRLNVVEALRGANTRMINKPEWMIMRVLPVIPPELRPLVPLDGGRFATSDLNDLYRRVIIRNNRLKRLLEIKAPEVILRNEKRMLQESVDSLFDNTRKSSAVKSESNRPLKSLSDSLKGKQGRFRQNLLGKRVDYSARSVIVVGPNLQLHECGIPKDMAAELYKPFIIRKLIERGIVKTVKSAKRIIDRKEPVVYDILENVMKGHPVLLNRAPTLHRLGIQAFQPKMIEGKAIQLHPLVTTAFNADFDGDQMAVHLPLGPEAILEAQLLMLGSQNILNPANGSPITVPSQDMVLGLYFMTKELSSTEDMKVKGEGLAFYSPEEAEIAYAEGRVSLNAKVRCRLPIKEDGEIVTRLIETSVGRILFNQIVPKQVGYINELLTKKSLRNVIGKILADTDFPTTVKFLDAMKDLGYSNAFKGGLSFSLGDIVVPVEKKQMIAQSIETVDEIRANYNMGLITDTERYNQVIDVWTNTNAGLTEMIMSRMKTDQGGFNSVYMMLDSGARGSKEQIRQLSGMRGLMAKPQKAGSTGAEIIENPILANFKEGLSILEYFISTHGARKGLADTALKTADAGYLTRRLVDVAQDVIVTEDDCGTLRGTEVTALKKNDEIVERISERILGRVSLHNIYDPESDELIAGADQVIIEELAKRIEEAGLEAVEVRSPLTCEAKKGICAKCYGRNLATGKVIHMGEAVGVIAAQSIGEPGTQLTLRTFHQGGTAGNVSENPSIVARRDGIVEMDEVRTITSEDESGNTAEVVVSRSTEFRLVADNESRTPLMIANVPYGSILAVKPGDKVKKGDIICKWDPYNAVIIAETAGKVEYEDIIQGISFQLEIDEQTGFEEKVISESRNKKAVPTLKVVDSKGVEQKAYNLPVGAHLMVNDGEKIKAGKVLIKIPRKSAKAGDITGGLPRVTELFEARNPSNPAVVTEIDGVVSYGKIKRGNRELIVEAKTGERKIYLVKLSNQILVQENDFVRAGSPLSDGSITPEDILRIKGPTAVQEYLVNEIQEVYRLQGVKIDDKHFEIIVRQMMTKVSIVDGGDTQFLEGALEHKYDFLEENNRVFGLKVVMDAGDSKEFQPGQMITARELRDENSKLKREDLKLVEVREALPATATPVLQGITRAALQTKSFMSAASFQETTKVLNEAAVAGKVDDLNGLKENVIVGHRIPAGTGLKEYQNVIVGSKKEFEDLN from the coding sequence ATGTCAAATAAAAATAAATCAAGTAGATTTAATAAAATAACCATCGGTTTAGCTTCTCCGGAGTCTATTTTACAGGATTCAAGAGGGGAGGTTTTAAAGCCGGAAACTATTAACTACAGAACTCACAAGCCTGAAAGAGACGGGCTATTCTGTGAGAAAATCTTTGGTCCTGTAAAGGATTACGAATGTGCTTGTGGTAAATACAAGAGAATTCGTTACAAAGGGATCGTTTGTGACCGTTGTGGAGTAGAAGTTACTGAGAAAAAAGTAAGAAGAGAGAGAATCGGGCACATTAATCTTGTAGTTCCAATTGCACACATCTGGTATTTCCGTTCATTGCCAAACAAGATCGGTTACCTTTTAGGAATCCCTTCTAAAAAGCTGGATATGATCATCTACTACGAAAGATATGTAGTGATCCAGCAGGGTATTGCAAAAAAATTAGACGGTTCTGATTTTGAGAATATGGAATTCTTGACAGAAGAAGAATACCTTGATATCATGGAAACTCTTCCTGTTGAAAACCAGTATCTTGATGATTCTGATCCAAACAAATTCATCGCCAGAATGGGGGCTGAAGCAGTTGAGGATCTGTTAAAGAGAATCGATCTTGATGCATTATCTTTCGATTTGAGACACAAAGCTCACAACGAAGGCTCTAAGCAGAGAAGAACGGAGGCTTTAAAAAGATTGAACGTTGTAGAAGCATTAAGAGGTGCCAATACAAGAATGATCAACAAGCCTGAGTGGATGATCATGCGTGTACTTCCGGTGATCCCGCCAGAATTAAGACCATTGGTTCCGTTGGATGGAGGACGTTTTGCCACTTCTGACTTAAATGACCTTTATAGAAGAGTTATTATCAGAAATAACCGTTTGAAGAGATTATTGGAGATCAAAGCTCCTGAAGTAATCCTGAGAAACGAGAAGCGTATGCTTCAGGAATCAGTAGATTCATTGTTCGATAATACAAGAAAATCTTCTGCCGTAAAATCTGAATCAAACAGACCATTGAAATCACTTTCTGATTCATTGAAAGGAAAACAAGGTCGTTTCCGTCAGAACCTACTAGGAAAAAGGGTTGACTACTCTGCGCGTTCGGTAATTGTTGTAGGTCCAAACTTACAGCTTCACGAATGTGGTATTCCTAAAGATATGGCAGCTGAACTTTACAAACCGTTCATCATTAGAAAACTGATTGAAAGAGGTATTGTAAAAACAGTAAAATCTGCGAAGAGAATTATTGATAGAAAAGAACCAGTAGTTTATGATATCCTGGAAAACGTGATGAAAGGTCACCCGGTACTATTGAACAGGGCACCTACGCTTCACAGATTGGGTATTCAGGCTTTCCAGCCTAAGATGATCGAAGGTAAGGCAATCCAGCTGCACCCATTAGTAACTACGGCCTTCAACGCGGATTTCGATGGTGACCAGATGGCGGTACACTTACCGTTAGGACCGGAAGCGATCCTTGAAGCTCAGTTATTGATGTTAGGTTCTCAGAACATCTTGAACCCTGCAAACGGTTCTCCAATTACGGTACCTTCTCAGGACATGGTTCTTGGTCTTTATTTCATGACTAAAGAATTAAGTTCTACAGAAGATATGAAAGTAAAAGGAGAAGGTCTCGCATTCTATTCTCCTGAAGAGGCGGAAATCGCTTATGCGGAAGGTAGAGTTTCTCTAAATGCTAAGGTAAGATGTAGATTACCTATTAAAGAAGACGGAGAAATCGTAACAAGACTGATCGAAACTTCTGTAGGTAGAATCTTATTCAACCAGATTGTACCTAAGCAGGTAGGATATATCAATGAACTTCTTACTAAGAAATCATTGAGAAATGTTATTGGTAAGATCCTTGCTGATACCGATTTCCCTACAACGGTGAAGTTCCTTGATGCCATGAAAGACTTAGGATATTCAAACGCATTCAAAGGAGGTCTTTCTTTCTCACTTGGAGATATTGTAGTTCCAGTTGAGAAAAAACAGATGATTGCACAATCAATCGAAACTGTAGATGAGATTAGAGCCAACTATAACATGGGTCTTATCACAGATACAGAACGTTATAACCAGGTAATCGACGTTTGGACAAACACCAACGCAGGATTAACTGAAATGATCATGAGCAGAATGAAAACCGATCAAGGTGGATTCAACTCTGTATATATGATGCTTGACTCTGGGGCGAGGGGTTCTAAGGAACAGATCCGTCAGTTATCAGGGATGAGAGGTTTGATGGCAAAACCGCAAAAAGCCGGTTCTACCGGAGCGGAGATCATCGAAAACCCGATCCTTGCCAACTTTAAGGAAGGTCTTTCGATCCTAGAGTACTTTATCTCTACCCACGGTGCCCGTAAAGGTCTTGCGGATACCGCTCTTAAGACTGCCGATGCTGGTTACTTAACGAGAAGATTGGTAGACGTTGCACAGGACGTTATCGTTACTGAAGATGACTGTGGAACTTTAAGAGGTACAGAAGTTACTGCGCTTAAGAAAAATGACGAGATCGTTGAAAGAATCTCTGAAAGAATCTTAGGTAGAGTATCCCTTCATAATATTTATGATCCTGAATCAGATGAGTTAATTGCTGGCGCTGACCAAGTGATCATCGAAGAACTGGCGAAGAGAATTGAAGAAGCAGGATTAGAAGCTGTTGAAGTACGTTCTCCATTAACTTGTGAAGCGAAGAAAGGAATCTGTGCGAAGTGTTACGGTAGAAACTTAGCTACTGGTAAAGTAATTCATATGGGTGAAGCGGTAGGTGTAATTGCAGCACAGTCAATTGGGGAACCAGGTACTCAGCTTACGTTGAGAACTTTCCACCAAGGGGGTACTGCAGGAAACGTATCCGAAAACCCATCAATCGTTGCCAGAAGAGATGGTATCGTTGAAATGGATGAAGTAAGAACGATTACTTCTGAAGATGAAAGCGGTAATACTGCTGAGGTAGTAGTTTCTCGTTCTACTGAATTCAGGTTGGTTGCCGATAATGAGTCTAGAACTCCATTAATGATTGCCAACGTACCTTACGGATCGATATTAGCTGTAAAACCAGGTGATAAAGTGAAGAAAGGGGATATTATCTGTAAGTGGGATCCGTATAACGCGGTTATCATTGCTGAAACTGCCGGTAAGGTAGAATATGAAGATATTATCCAGGGTATTTCATTCCAGCTGGAAATTGACGAACAAACAGGATTCGAAGAGAAAGTAATCTCTGAATCTAGAAATAAGAAAGCCGTACCTACCTTGAAGGTGGTAGACTCTAAAGGTGTTGAGCAAAAAGCATACAACTTACCGGTAGGAGCCCACTTAATGGTAAACGATGGGGAGAAAATTAAGGCTGGTAAAGTCCTAATCAAGATCCCAAGAAAATCTGCGAAAGCAGGGGATATCACCGGAGGTCTTCCGAGAGTTACCGAATTATTTGAAGCAAGAAACCCTTCCAACCCAGCGGTTGTTACTGAAATCGACGGGGTAGTTTCTTACGGAAAAATTAAGAGAGGTAACCGAGAATTGATCGTAGAAGCTAAAACTGGTGAAAGAAAAATTTACCTGGTAAAACTTTCTAACCAGATCCTGGTTCAGGAGAATGACTTCGTAAGAGCTGGTTCTCCGCTTTCTGACGGTTCTATCACACCGGAAGATATCTTAAGAATCAAAGGCCCAACGGCGGTTCAGGAATACTTAGTAAACGAAATTCAGGAAGTTTACCGTCTTCAGGGGGTAAAAATCGACGACAAGCACTTCGAAATCATCGTAAGACAGATGATGACCAAAGTATCTATCGTAGATGGAGGTGATACTCAATTCCTTGAAGGAGCCCTTGAACATAAGTATGACTTCCTGGAAGAAAACAATAGAGTATTCGGTCTTAAAGTAGTAATGGATGCTGGTGATTCTAAAGAATTCCAACCAGGTCAGATGATTACTGCAAGAGAATTAAGAGATGAAAACTCTAAACTGAAGCGTGAAGACTTAAAGTTAGTTGAAGTAAGAGAAGCACTTCCTGCTACGGCAACTCCGGTATTACAAGGTATTACTAGAGCAGCCCTTCAAACGAAGTCATTCATGTCTGCAGCATCGTTCCAGGAAACAACTAAAGTTCTAAACGAGGCAGCAGTTGCAGGTAAGGTTGATGATCTGAATGGTCTTAAAGAAAATGTAATTGTAGGTCACAGAATTCCTGCAGGTACAGGTCTTAAAGAGTATCAGAATGTAATTGTAGGTTCTAAGAAAGAATTCGAGGACCTTAACTAA
- a CDS encoding ankyrin repeat domain-containing protein, which produces MRNLILLVGIFLSSLTAAQEKTKSIFDAARTGTVTEVKELMKQNPDIINQTNENGFSPLILACYRGNTEVAQFLIDHVKDVNYKSREGTALSGLAVKYNKDLVEHLLKKNADPNIADAAGFTPLFWAVRFGNRELIELLLKYNADKTKKDSMGMTPFEYALKTENKEIINLLKN; this is translated from the coding sequence ATGAGAAATCTGATTTTATTAGTAGGAATATTTCTGAGTTCATTAACTGCTGCTCAGGAAAAGACAAAGTCAATATTTGATGCAGCGAGAACCGGAACAGTTACTGAAGTCAAAGAGCTTATGAAGCAGAACCCCGATATTATCAATCAAACCAATGAAAATGGATTTTCTCCTCTTATATTGGCGTGTTACAGAGGAAATACGGAGGTAGCCCAATTTCTGATCGATCATGTGAAAGATGTCAATTATAAAAGCCGTGAAGGAACAGCGTTGTCCGGATTGGCTGTAAAGTACAACAAAGATCTGGTAGAGCATCTGTTGAAGAAAAATGCAGATCCAAATATTGCCGATGCAGCAGGATTTACACCCCTATTCTGGGCCGTCAGGTTTGGAAACAGGGAACTGATAGAATTACTGCTGAAATACAACGCGGATAAAACAAAAAAAGATTCAATGGGAATGACTCCTTTTGAATATGCTTTAAAAACTGAGAATAAAGAAATCATTAATCTTTTAAAGAACTGA